A genomic stretch from Methanomassiliicoccales archaeon includes:
- a CDS encoding aminopeptidase P family protein gives MNGRVKRVFANLVEEVDAILLINDAEPNIDQSFFYVTGLESGLFEGCFVILWPDGGLDLFSSKLEETSARSGFDSVKVFDKAADRERMLRESLKGVKRLGLNGAAITLRSLREIKKAVPEIEEVDVWKALERARLVKDDDEIARIREACKIVSDVAEEIPDFLTAGMTEYEAAAEIAYRMQKKGATSPSFDPNASFGANSAEPHHVPTNKKLSKGDCALFDFGAKYRRYCSDITRTFFFGKPQSDLEEMYSIVLEAQKAAIRMMRAGVKAKDIDACARNIIDATRFKGRFIHSIGHAIGLSVHDGGRIAAEDGFALEENMILTVEPGIYVPGIGGIRIEDDVRITASGCELLTTAPKELMVI, from the coding sequence ATGAATGGAAGAGTGAAGCGCGTTTTTGCGAATCTTGTTGAAGAAGTTGACGCGATTCTGCTCATTAATGACGCTGAACCAAATATTGATCAGTCATTTTTTTACGTGACAGGTCTTGAATCAGGACTCTTTGAAGGTTGTTTTGTAATATTATGGCCCGATGGCGGTTTGGATCTCTTTTCATCGAAGCTAGAAGAGACCAGTGCGAGATCAGGTTTCGATAGCGTTAAAGTATTCGATAAAGCGGCGGACAGGGAACGGATGCTGAGGGAGTCTCTCAAGGGCGTCAAGCGCCTGGGACTCAACGGTGCAGCGATCACATTGAGGAGCCTTCGCGAAATCAAGAAAGCTGTGCCAGAGATTGAAGAAGTTGATGTTTGGAAAGCGCTTGAGAGGGCACGGTTGGTGAAAGATGATGATGAGATTGCCCGAATCAGGGAAGCGTGCAAGATCGTTTCGGATGTTGCAGAAGAGATCCCAGATTTTTTGACGGCAGGAATGACTGAATACGAAGCTGCGGCTGAGATCGCATATCGGATGCAGAAAAAAGGGGCAACTTCTCCATCATTCGATCCAAATGCTTCCTTTGGAGCAAATTCGGCTGAGCCACATCATGTGCCAACGAACAAGAAGTTATCAAAAGGCGATTGTGCGCTGTTTGATTTTGGTGCAAAGTATCGGCGGTATTGCTCCGACATCACTCGCACTTTCTTTTTTGGCAAGCCACAGTCAGATCTTGAGGAAATGTATTCAATCGTGCTCGAGGCCCAAAAGGCTGCGATCAGGATGATGCGTGCTGGGGTGAAGGCAAAGGACATCGACGCCTGTGCTAGAAACATCATCGACGCGACTCGATTTAAAGGGCGATTCATTCATTCGATTGGCCATGCGATAGGTCTCTCCGTTCATGACGGAGGGAGAATCGCAGCCGAAGACGGTTTTGCTCTGGAAGAGAATATGATCCTTACGGTCGAGCCAGGTATATATGTTCCAGGCATTGGAGGAATCAGGATTGAAGACGATGTGCGCATTACGGCGAGTGGATGCGAATTGTTAACAACCGCTCCCAAGGAACTGATGGTGATCTGA
- a CDS encoding phosphoenolpyruvate carboxylase gives MQTGTKIPRCMSTQHPDNVNVPFFAESAELGGEDEIQEAYYVFSHLGCDEQMWDCEGKEVDNFVVKKLLTKYDLYFKDHRIGRDVFITPRVPNPTVEKEEAKILLETLESIPRSFDTAKLFYGDDIPPIFEVILPMTASAKCLDRVYRYYRDFVVGKQVKAFRKGDITIAEWIGRFEPERINVIPLFEELDHMLNAHKITREYLEDKEIFHQRVFLARSDPAMNYGFISAVLINKIALFRLQRLEEESTVRLYPIIGIGSVPFRGGFRPETVERVMDEYPSVQTFTVQSSFKYDNPPEKVRNAIEKIKERKPSKAHEIDEKRCLEIVEKYSKEYRNQVTQLAMLINEMAKFVPSRRKRKLHIGLFGYSRSIEGVKLPRAITFTSALYSIGLPPEVLGLNALDDRDLEFLRDVFVHFDDSMKDALRYLNPDSLGLVHADLKKAIARLDLDYEIDETHRKLTCEMVDILRHRSGKDMSEILVRAAHLRGFLG, from the coding sequence ATGCAAACAGGTACGAAGATTCCGAGATGTATGAGCACTCAACATCCAGACAACGTCAACGTCCCATTTTTCGCCGAAAGCGCCGAATTGGGAGGAGAGGACGAGATCCAAGAAGCCTACTACGTTTTCTCACATCTCGGATGCGACGAACAGATGTGGGATTGTGAAGGAAAGGAAGTCGACAATTTTGTCGTGAAAAAATTGTTGACGAAATATGATCTTTATTTCAAGGACCACAGAATTGGAAGAGATGTTTTCATCACGCCGCGGGTGCCGAATCCGACTGTGGAAAAAGAAGAAGCAAAGATACTTCTGGAGACGCTAGAAAGCATTCCCCGATCGTTCGATACGGCAAAACTTTTTTATGGTGACGATATCCCGCCAATTTTTGAAGTCATTTTGCCGATGACGGCATCTGCAAAATGCTTGGACAGAGTTTATCGCTACTATAGGGATTTTGTTGTTGGAAAACAGGTGAAGGCGTTCAGAAAGGGCGATATCACGATTGCCGAATGGATTGGAAGATTCGAACCGGAACGGATCAACGTTATTCCTCTCTTTGAAGAACTTGATCACATGCTAAATGCACACAAAATCACACGCGAATACCTCGAAGATAAGGAAATTTTCCACCAGAGGGTTTTTCTTGCAAGGTCAGACCCAGCGATGAACTATGGATTTATCAGTGCGGTGCTCATCAACAAAATAGCGCTTTTCAGATTGCAACGGCTTGAGGAAGAGAGCACGGTTCGCTTATACCCAATCATCGGCATTGGTTCCGTTCCTTTCAGGGGAGGATTCAGACCTGAAACGGTGGAGAGGGTAATGGATGAATATCCATCCGTGCAGACATTCACAGTGCAGTCATCATTCAAATACGACAATCCCCCTGAGAAGGTTAGGAATGCGATTGAAAAAATCAAAGAGAGAAAACCCAGCAAGGCTCACGAAATTGACGAAAAGAGATGCCTTGAAATCGTCGAGAAATACTCAAAAGAATATAGGAATCAGGTCACACAGCTAGCGATGTTGATCAACGAAATGGCAAAATTCGTGCCGAGTAGAAGAAAAAGGAAACTGCACATTGGATTATTCGGTTATTCTCGCAGCATCGAAGGGGTGAAACTTCCGAGAGCGATCACATTTACCTCAGCGCTTTATTCGATAGGACTGCCTCCAGAAGTGCTCGGTCTCAACGCTCTTGACGACAGAGACTTGGAATTCCTCCGAGATGTTTTCGTTCATTTTGATGATAGCATGAAAGATGCTTTGCGTTATCTCAATCCTGATTCGCTGGGTCTCGTACACGCGGATTTGAAGAAGGCTATCGCGAGACTTGATCTTGAC
- a CDS encoding aspartate dehydrogenase, whose product MRLLIIGCGSIGTTLAKAVDEMPEVDVIYITDKSKVCAAHLVEKLHKVKYVDNSDESLSGIVNDIDLVVEAASQEAARHFVPFFLEKGVDVMMMSVGAFADDDFREKCFKLSKEKGCRLFVPSGAITGTDGLRSASAGQIDEVTLITTKGAKSLRSIEYFKKKGIDIDKIKEPTVVFEGSARDAARIFPRNMNVAATLSLLGIGFDRTKVKIVCDPNGERNTHTLIVKGPFGEITSTTSNVPFPRNPSTSYLAALSAIAALKRIINNVWIGV is encoded by the coding sequence ATGCGGCTCCTCATCATCGGGTGTGGATCGATTGGAACTACGTTGGCGAAAGCCGTCGACGAGATGCCTGAGGTCGATGTAATCTACATCACGGACAAGAGTAAGGTCTGCGCCGCCCATTTAGTCGAAAAATTACATAAAGTCAAATATGTCGACAACAGCGACGAGAGTCTTTCTGGTATTGTCAATGATATCGATTTAGTTGTTGAAGCAGCTAGCCAGGAGGCAGCAAGACATTTCGTCCCCTTTTTTCTTGAGAAAGGTGTCGACGTGATGATGATGAGCGTTGGCGCTTTTGCAGACGATGATTTTAGAGAAAAATGCTTCAAACTTTCGAAGGAGAAGGGTTGCCGTCTTTTCGTTCCTTCAGGGGCGATAACGGGTACTGATGGTCTGCGGTCAGCTTCCGCTGGTCAAATCGACGAAGTAACTTTGATAACCACAAAGGGGGCCAAGAGTCTCCGCTCAATCGAATACTTCAAAAAGAAAGGAATCGACATCGACAAAATCAAGGAACCAACGGTCGTTTTTGAGGGTTCTGCGCGCGACGCCGCTCGAATTTTTCCGAGGAATATGAACGTCGCTGCGACGCTGAGCCTCTTGGGTATAGGATTTGACAGAACCAAGGTGAAAATCGTGTGCGATCCAAACGGAGAAAGGAATACGCACACTTTGATTGTGAAGGGACCATTTGGTGAAATCACCTCGACGACAAGCAACGTGCCCTTTCCGCGAAATCCGTCAACAAGTTATCTTGCCGCGCTCTCTGCGATCGCAGCTCTAAAACGAATCATCAATAACGTTTGGATCGGTGTATGA
- a CDS encoding AAA family ATPase: MTGELSFDQCRNICPEIVFECESSADLTPLVGIIGQDRAVKALQFGLNIEDRGFNIYVSGIPGTGRRTAIVDFVRELAKSRPVPNDWCYVNNFKDPTRPKAIGLPPGKGSRFKKEMEKFVAGITGALKSAFESDDYINKRTAMLRSIEEERSELSKTVDKIAEEGGFAIQQSQIGLILIPVIDGRPITDEEFLHLPPALQQRIQKKREVVQNRIFSVFRSLRDLERRAEEIVSDLNKQVANFAMEPFLASLREEFGDSKDVLEFLKEVQENIIENLPIILQGQQKEAQIPFLTPPVDPIKNYAVNLVVDNSNLQGAPVVIELNPSYSRLFGVTEKEARFGALVTDFTMIRGGAAHRANGGFLVLPVEELLRDALIWESLKQALANEVLEIEEPAVKFGYVVTKTLRPGPIPFKTKVILIGNPMFYDLLYSLDKDFRELFKVKADFDTTMERNDENIKKYASFICTLCEKEHLLHLDPSGLAAAVEYGSRLADDQNKLSTRFSEISDVIREANYYARQDGAKLISKKHVDRALEERVYRSNMVQEKIQEAIMKGLLLIDTDGERVGQVNGLAVMSVGDYTFGKPSKITASIGVGREGIIDIERESQMGGPTHTKGVMILGGYLNDRYAREKPLSLTAKIVFEQSYSGVDGDSASSTELYAILSALSEKPIKQYLAVTGSVNQKGEVQAIGGVNEKIEGFFEVCKFKGFTGKQGVVIPESNVQNLMLKEEVVEAVKEGKFHIYPVNTIDEGMEILTGVKAGQRMPDGSFEKGSINDLVQKRLSEMADRIKEYRL, encoded by the coding sequence ATGACGGGTGAATTATCTTTTGATCAATGTAGGAATATCTGTCCAGAAATAGTTTTTGAATGCGAATCTTCAGCCGATCTCACCCCTCTTGTTGGAATCATTGGTCAGGATCGAGCAGTAAAGGCGCTTCAATTCGGACTTAACATCGAGGACAGAGGGTTCAACATTTATGTTTCTGGAATCCCCGGAACGGGTAGGCGCACTGCAATCGTCGATTTCGTCAGGGAGCTCGCGAAATCGAGACCTGTTCCGAATGATTGGTGTTACGTCAACAATTTCAAAGATCCAACAAGGCCAAAAGCGATTGGACTCCCCCCTGGTAAAGGGAGCAGATTCAAAAAGGAAATGGAAAAATTCGTTGCTGGTATCACAGGCGCCCTCAAATCAGCGTTCGAGAGCGACGATTATATCAACAAGCGGACAGCCATGCTCAGATCGATCGAGGAAGAGAGAAGTGAGCTGAGCAAAACAGTCGACAAAATCGCGGAAGAGGGCGGATTCGCAATACAGCAGTCTCAGATTGGACTGATATTGATACCCGTGATCGACGGAAGGCCGATCACCGATGAAGAGTTTCTTCACTTACCTCCTGCGCTGCAACAGCGAATACAGAAGAAGAGGGAGGTAGTTCAAAACAGAATTTTCAGCGTCTTCAGGTCGCTTAGAGATCTGGAGAGACGAGCAGAGGAGATTGTTAGCGATTTGAACAAGCAAGTAGCGAATTTTGCTATGGAGCCTTTTCTTGCATCACTTCGCGAAGAATTTGGTGACTCGAAAGATGTGCTTGAATTCTTGAAGGAAGTGCAGGAAAACATCATCGAAAATCTCCCAATCATTCTACAGGGTCAACAGAAAGAAGCTCAGATTCCTTTTCTCACACCACCAGTCGATCCGATAAAGAATTACGCCGTCAATCTCGTTGTCGACAATTCAAATCTTCAGGGTGCACCCGTAGTGATCGAGCTTAATCCCTCATACAGCCGTTTGTTCGGCGTCACCGAAAAGGAAGCCAGATTTGGCGCGCTTGTTACTGATTTCACGATGATCCGCGGCGGTGCTGCGCACAGGGCGAATGGCGGATTTCTTGTACTGCCGGTTGAGGAACTTCTGAGGGACGCTCTTATCTGGGAGAGCCTTAAACAGGCCTTGGCTAATGAAGTTCTCGAAATTGAGGAGCCTGCTGTGAAATTCGGCTATGTGGTCACGAAAACCCTTAGGCCCGGGCCAATCCCCTTTAAGACGAAGGTCATTCTCATAGGCAATCCGATGTTTTACGATTTGCTCTATTCTTTGGACAAAGATTTCCGGGAACTTTTCAAGGTTAAGGCGGATTTCGATACGACAATGGAGAGAAATGACGAGAATATCAAGAAGTATGCGTCATTCATATGCACTCTCTGCGAAAAAGAACACCTCTTGCATCTCGATCCGAGTGGACTTGCGGCCGCCGTTGAATACGGATCGAGACTCGCAGACGATCAGAATAAATTATCGACGCGATTTTCTGAAATATCAGACGTGATTAGAGAGGCGAACTACTACGCACGCCAGGATGGCGCAAAACTGATCAGTAAGAAACATGTTGACAGAGCCCTCGAGGAAAGAGTTTACCGTTCAAATATGGTCCAGGAAAAGATACAGGAGGCCATTATGAAAGGTCTCCTCCTGATCGATACCGATGGCGAAAGGGTCGGCCAGGTGAATGGTCTCGCGGTAATGTCTGTTGGAGATTACACATTTGGAAAACCAAGCAAGATCACTGCGAGTATCGGTGTTGGTCGTGAAGGGATCATCGACATTGAAAGAGAATCGCAGATGGGCGGGCCAACGCACACGAAAGGCGTGATGATACTCGGCGGTTATCTCAATGACAGATACGCGCGTGAGAAACCTCTGAGTCTCACCGCAAAGATTGTTTTTGAACAGAGCTACAGTGGTGTCGATGGTGACAGCGCATCAAGCACGGAGCTTTACGCAATTCTTTCCGCTCTTTCGGAAAAGCCAATCAAACAGTACCTTGCTGTAACGGGTTCAGTCAACCAGAAAGGGGAGGTGCAGGCCATTGGCGGCGTCAATGAGAAAATTGAGGGATTTTTTGAAGTCTGTAAGTTCAAAGGTTTCACGGGGAAGCAGGGTGTTGTGATTCCCGAAAGCAACGTTCAGAATCTCATGCTAAAGGAAGAGGTTGTCGAAGCTGTGAAGGAAGGTAAGTTCCACATTTATCCTGTCAACACAATCGATGAGGGCATGGAAATCCTGACGGGTGTTAAGGCCGGTCAAAGAATGCCAGATGGAAGTTTCGAAAAAGGCTCGATCAACGATCTCGTGCAGAAGCGACTTTCGGAGATGGCCGACAGGATCAAAGAATACCGATTGTAG